Below is a genomic region from Miscanthus floridulus cultivar M001 chromosome 1, ASM1932011v1, whole genome shotgun sequence.
tcagTTGTTTCTCTTGGTACTGAACAAACATCACAGCTTTTCTTTTTGCTATTTTTCTTCACATTTTCTAGATACCCCTTCCTTCAGTGTTCTACAAATAAATACTAGTAGATTCACCCAGCAGAAAAACAAAATTCTCATTTTGTTCTGGTCACTCAGTCCAATCTTCCAAAGCGATAGATTCATCCAGCAAGATCTTGGTTCTGTTCCTTCTGCCTTGTAGAAACGCGCCTTCAGTAGCAGCAGGCTTTCCATCTCTAGAAGCCCTTCTGCTGCCGCCAACTCTTCAAGCAAGTGAAGATTcagcagcaggaaaaaggccaagtctccggcgatggcggcggcgctggagtgCTGGTCGGGGCGGCCGAGCACCGACGAGGAGATGGTGGAGCAGGTTCTCATGAAGCCCCACGGGCGTTCAGATGACTCCCTCCCGACCTGCGCCGACACTGCCTACGCCGGCGAGCCGACGTCGGCGCCCGCGCCCCCCAAGAAGTGGCAGCGGCTGGGCCGCAACTTTGCCGGCGCCATCGCCGCGTTCAAGAACACGCTGAGCCTGGATGGCGGCGGCATCTCCCGCGACCCCTCACCGCGAGCCGAGAAGCCGCCACCGCTCCTCCTCCGTGGCCTCGCGCAGCTCTACTCCCGCGGCGCCGCCAATCAGCAGCTGCCGGAGAAGCTCGTCGCTGACCTCCGCCGCCACTTCGATGCTCTCCCCAACAGGTTAGTGTCCCAAAGTCGCCACCTTTTTGCGCTTTTTCCCCTTTAGTACCAGTGTACCACCCAATTCTGCAACAAAGCAAGTTGTGTGTTACCCAGCAAACTTTTTCCtctttcggtgaaatcttgcaactCTATAGAGAGGTAAAACTTGCCACTGCCTCTATCAACGGCACAAAATTTGCTGCAATCTGGGATTAGTTTCGTATAAGCAACTAAGAGACGGATCTCTAACCTACTGTACATATCATTCACGCAGATCAAAAATTTGTGTAGTGAATTTTTGTTACTGTGTTTATGATTAAATCAAGTACATAATTCGATATCTAAGCTAAGGTGACAGTGCATTTCTCTCTGGATCTGCTGAATGGTCGCTGACAAGCAAAAATTTCGATTTTGCAGCTACGCACAGGCAGGATTTGACATGAAAGATGTCCTCTTGCATGCCCGCCTTGTAGAGCAGGCGACCGGTGAGGATCAGCCTGCAGTGAACATTGAGGAGGTTCATGGCAGAGGAAGTGGTGATGAAGGCGCTGTTTTCCAGCTAACATTTGCTTGCACAGCCCCGCTCTCATGGCAGTCAATGTCAGGGTCACTAGACAGCCCTTCGTTCTGTTGCAAGAAGATCCAGATCTTTGAGAAGAGAGGGTTGACACTTGGTGTTGTCATGATACTTGTGCAAACTGGGAATGAGGCGCTCTTCAAGAACCGGGTTGAGTCTGCACTGAAATCGGTAGTAAAGAAGCAAAGAAAGAACAGTGGTGGCGTGAAGCTACCATTTGGGCTCTGCggttgtcaagaagaaggatcgagAAACTTTGATGAGGAGTCAATGTTTGATCCAGATGATGGTCAGGTACTTGACAATGAGCCGACACGCAGACCACAGCTTCCCACTCCCCTACCACAGTCATCAGTCTTCGTCTCAGTAGATGAATGGCAAACCATTCGCTCTGGTGGTGAGGAGCTCGGTCGCTGGATGCTGCGTTCTGAGGAGATTGAGTTCATTGATTGGGTTGGTGCGAATT
It encodes:
- the LOC136500762 gene encoding serine/threonine-protein kinase STY46-like, translated to MAAALECWSGRPSTDEEMVEQVLMKPHGRSDDSLPTCADTAYAGEPTSAPAPPKKWQRLGRNFAGAIAAFKNTLSLDGGGISRDPSPRAEKPPPLLLRGLAQLYSRGAANQQLPEKLVADLRRHFDALPNSYAQAGFDMKDVLLHARLVEQATGEDQPAVNIEEVHGRGSGDEGAVFQLTFACTAPLSWQSMSGSLDSPSFCCKKIQIFEKRGLTLGVVMILVQTGNEALFKNRVESALKSVVKKQRKNSGGVKLPFGLCGCQEEGSRNFDEESMFDPDDGQVLDNEPTRRPQLPTPLPQSSVFVSVDEWQTIRSGGEELGRWMLRSEEIEFIDWVGANSFQGVYRGKKVWVNKLRGCDMGSAYDVEIRQDLLQLMSCGQRNILQFHGICFNENHGLCIVTRMMEGGSVHDILMQRNKRLSLRDTVRIALDVADALAFLNSYGIAYCDLNAWKILLDRQGNACLGDMGIVTPCSNVGEVTEYETSGYRWLAPEIIAGDPETVSETWMSNVYSYGMVLWEMITGEEAYSTYSPVQAAVGIAACGLRPEIPRDCPPFLRSLMNRCWDNSPLKRPQFSEIISILQRQNVR